Proteins encoded by one window of Perca fluviatilis chromosome 13, GENO_Pfluv_1.0, whole genome shotgun sequence:
- the zgc:63863 gene encoding TBC1 domain family member 20 isoform X3, with protein MKRLKKKKQNAGVGVNGNGSVTREPHCGRKQKLAEIHQALISDPVDIETLRRAAASKGGLLTDELRRKVWPKLLNINVYDLPHKPGRDVRENHKDYNQVVLDVRRSMKRFPKGMPATEKAILQEQLIDIILEVLKCSPQLHYYQGYHDVAVTLLLVVGERMAIAMLDTLSNHHLRDFMDPTMDSTKHILNYLMPILEQLDTELHEFMIRAEVGTIFALSWLITWYGHVLSDFKHTMRLYDFFLASHPLMPIYLAATVRGNLIVLYREKEVKTTECDMAMVHHLLSRIPQDLPYELLIGQAQDLFDQYPPSLLAKRAALQSRKSLSINTFQAFQLSTLHQRPDSVLQRLTKAQGSTTSRHVTK; from the exons ATGAAAAggctaaagaagaagaaacaaaacGCTGGAGTTGGAGTGAATGGGAATGGATCTGTCACAAGAG AACCACATTGTGGAAGAAAACAGAAGTTGGCTGAGATTCATCAGGCTTTGATCAG TGATCCAGTGGACATTGAGACCTTGAGGAGAGCAGCAGCCAGTAAGGGAGGACTGCTCACTGATGAACTGAGGAGGAAAGTCTGGCCCAAACTACTGAACATCAATGTGTATGATCTACCCCATAAACCTG GTCGAGATGTGAGGGAGAACCACAAGGACTACAACCAAGTAGTCCTGGATGTCAGGAGGTCCATGAAGCGGTTCcctaaag GTATGCCAGCCACAGAGAAAGCCATTCTTCAGGAGCAGCTGATTGACATCATACTGGAGGTTTTGAAATGCAGCCCTCAGCTCCATTACTACCAAGGCTACCATGATGTGGCCGTCACTCTGCTGCTGGTAGTTGGGGAGCGGATGGCCATCGCCATGCTGGACACTCTGTCCAATCACCATCTCAg GGATTTCATGGATCCTACCATGGACAGcactaaacacattttaaattatcTGATGCCTATATTGGAACAGCTTGATACAGAACTACATGAGTTCATGATCAg AGCGGAGGTGGGAACCATCTTCGCACTATCCTGGCTCATTACTTGGTACGGCCACGTGCTGTCAGACTTCAAACACACCATGAGACTCTACGACTTCTTCTTGGCCTCACACCCACTGATGCCCATTTACCTGGCCGCTACGGTAAGAGGGAATTTG ATTGTGTTgtacagagagaaggaggtgaAGACGACTGAGTGCGACATGGCCATGGTCCACCACCTCCTCTCCCGCATCCCCCAGGACCTCCCGTATGAACTCCTGATTGGCCAGGCCCAGGACCTGTTTGACCAGTACCCTCCATCTCTACTGGCCAAGCGGGCAGCACTGCAGTCTCGCAAGAG TCTGTCCATCAACACCTTCCAGGCGTTTCAACTCTCCACCCTCCACCAGAGGCCCGACTCAGTTCTCCAACGCCTCACCAAGGCCCAGGGCTCCACCACCTCCAGACACG TAACAAAATGA
- the zgc:63863 gene encoding TBC1 domain family member 20 isoform X1: protein MKRLKKKKQNAGVGVNGNGSVTREPHCGRKQKLAEIHQALISDPVDIETLRRAAASKGGLLTDELRRKVWPKLLNINVYDLPHKPGRDVRENHKDYNQVVLDVRRSMKRFPKGMPATEKAILQEQLIDIILEVLKCSPQLHYYQGYHDVAVTLLLVVGERMAIAMLDTLSNHHLRDFMDPTMDSTKHILNYLMPILEQLDTELHEFMIRAEVGTIFALSWLITWYGHVLSDFKHTMRLYDFFLASHPLMPIYLAATVRGNLIVLYREKEVKTTECDMAMVHHLLSRIPQDLPYELLIGQAQDLFDQYPPSLLAKRAALQSRKSLSINTFQAFQLSTLHQRPDSVLQRLTKAQGSTTSRHASRHSGLEAALPRDGGQLWGKGNTIVKMAVWGLSATLGAAVFAVAQTAMDWGPEVLLQLF, encoded by the exons ATGAAAAggctaaagaagaagaaacaaaacGCTGGAGTTGGAGTGAATGGGAATGGATCTGTCACAAGAG AACCACATTGTGGAAGAAAACAGAAGTTGGCTGAGATTCATCAGGCTTTGATCAG TGATCCAGTGGACATTGAGACCTTGAGGAGAGCAGCAGCCAGTAAGGGAGGACTGCTCACTGATGAACTGAGGAGGAAAGTCTGGCCCAAACTACTGAACATCAATGTGTATGATCTACCCCATAAACCTG GTCGAGATGTGAGGGAGAACCACAAGGACTACAACCAAGTAGTCCTGGATGTCAGGAGGTCCATGAAGCGGTTCcctaaag GTATGCCAGCCACAGAGAAAGCCATTCTTCAGGAGCAGCTGATTGACATCATACTGGAGGTTTTGAAATGCAGCCCTCAGCTCCATTACTACCAAGGCTACCATGATGTGGCCGTCACTCTGCTGCTGGTAGTTGGGGAGCGGATGGCCATCGCCATGCTGGACACTCTGTCCAATCACCATCTCAg GGATTTCATGGATCCTACCATGGACAGcactaaacacattttaaattatcTGATGCCTATATTGGAACAGCTTGATACAGAACTACATGAGTTCATGATCAg AGCGGAGGTGGGAACCATCTTCGCACTATCCTGGCTCATTACTTGGTACGGCCACGTGCTGTCAGACTTCAAACACACCATGAGACTCTACGACTTCTTCTTGGCCTCACACCCACTGATGCCCATTTACCTGGCCGCTACGGTAAGAGGGAATTTG ATTGTGTTgtacagagagaaggaggtgaAGACGACTGAGTGCGACATGGCCATGGTCCACCACCTCCTCTCCCGCATCCCCCAGGACCTCCCGTATGAACTCCTGATTGGCCAGGCCCAGGACCTGTTTGACCAGTACCCTCCATCTCTACTGGCCAAGCGGGCAGCACTGCAGTCTCGCAAGAG TCTGTCCATCAACACCTTCCAGGCGTTTCAACTCTCCACCCTCCACCAGAGGCCCGACTCAGTTCTCCAACGCCTCACCAAGGCCCAGGGCTCCACCACCTCCAGACACG CCTCTCGACACTCAGGACTGGAAGCAGCTTTGCCCCGAGATGGCGGCCAGCTGTGGGGGAAGGGGAACACGATTGTGAAGATGGCAGTGTGGGGGCTGTCCGCTACACTCGGGGCGGCCGTGTTCGCTGTGGCTCAGACAGCTATGGACTGGGGACCTGAGGTGTTACTCCAACTGTTCTGA
- the zgc:63863 gene encoding TBC1 domain family member 20 isoform X2, protein MKRLKKKKQNAGVGVNGNGSVTREPHCGRKQKLAEIHQALISDPVDIETLRRAAASKGGLLTDELRRKVWPKLLNINVYDLPHKPGRDVRENHKDYNQVVLDVRRSMKRFPKGMPATEKAILQEQLIDIILEVLKCSPQLHYYQGYHDVAVTLLLVVGERMAIAMLDTLSNHHLRDFMDPTMDSTKHILNYLMPILEQLDTELHEFMIRAEVGTIFALSWLITWYGHVLSDFKHTMRLYDFFLASHPLMPIYLAATIVLYREKEVKTTECDMAMVHHLLSRIPQDLPYELLIGQAQDLFDQYPPSLLAKRAALQSRKSLSINTFQAFQLSTLHQRPDSVLQRLTKAQGSTTSRHASRHSGLEAALPRDGGQLWGKGNTIVKMAVWGLSATLGAAVFAVAQTAMDWGPEVLLQLF, encoded by the exons ATGAAAAggctaaagaagaagaaacaaaacGCTGGAGTTGGAGTGAATGGGAATGGATCTGTCACAAGAG AACCACATTGTGGAAGAAAACAGAAGTTGGCTGAGATTCATCAGGCTTTGATCAG TGATCCAGTGGACATTGAGACCTTGAGGAGAGCAGCAGCCAGTAAGGGAGGACTGCTCACTGATGAACTGAGGAGGAAAGTCTGGCCCAAACTACTGAACATCAATGTGTATGATCTACCCCATAAACCTG GTCGAGATGTGAGGGAGAACCACAAGGACTACAACCAAGTAGTCCTGGATGTCAGGAGGTCCATGAAGCGGTTCcctaaag GTATGCCAGCCACAGAGAAAGCCATTCTTCAGGAGCAGCTGATTGACATCATACTGGAGGTTTTGAAATGCAGCCCTCAGCTCCATTACTACCAAGGCTACCATGATGTGGCCGTCACTCTGCTGCTGGTAGTTGGGGAGCGGATGGCCATCGCCATGCTGGACACTCTGTCCAATCACCATCTCAg GGATTTCATGGATCCTACCATGGACAGcactaaacacattttaaattatcTGATGCCTATATTGGAACAGCTTGATACAGAACTACATGAGTTCATGATCAg AGCGGAGGTGGGAACCATCTTCGCACTATCCTGGCTCATTACTTGGTACGGCCACGTGCTGTCAGACTTCAAACACACCATGAGACTCTACGACTTCTTCTTGGCCTCACACCCACTGATGCCCATTTACCTGGCCGCTACG ATTGTGTTgtacagagagaaggaggtgaAGACGACTGAGTGCGACATGGCCATGGTCCACCACCTCCTCTCCCGCATCCCCCAGGACCTCCCGTATGAACTCCTGATTGGCCAGGCCCAGGACCTGTTTGACCAGTACCCTCCATCTCTACTGGCCAAGCGGGCAGCACTGCAGTCTCGCAAGAG TCTGTCCATCAACACCTTCCAGGCGTTTCAACTCTCCACCCTCCACCAGAGGCCCGACTCAGTTCTCCAACGCCTCACCAAGGCCCAGGGCTCCACCACCTCCAGACACG CCTCTCGACACTCAGGACTGGAAGCAGCTTTGCCCCGAGATGGCGGCCAGCTGTGGGGGAAGGGGAACACGATTGTGAAGATGGCAGTGTGGGGGCTGTCCGCTACACTCGGGGCGGCCGTGTTCGCTGTGGCTCAGACAGCTATGGACTGGGGACCTGAGGTGTTACTCCAACTGTTCTGA